A window of Candidatus Poribacteria bacterium genomic DNA:
CCCTGAATTCACCGTTCTCAAAAGAGATGAGCGCAACCCCGTGTTCAGATTCCACCCAAACGTCTAAAGTGCCATCACCCGTCAAATCCACGAGTCTAAAGGAGAGATTGATCGGTTCAGTGAAAACGGATGGTGGGTTATGAAGTGCAATCGCTTTCGCTGCTGGGACCTCCGACGCATAAGTTCCCGTATCAAAAAGTTTGAATAAGGCTTTTTTCTCGGGTTTCCTTGCCTTGATGTCCGTAATAAGGAGAAAGGCTTGGTGCCAGTTGCCGTAGTCTGCACCGTGTTTCCTATCGATAACGATTAGAGCAATGCTCTCTTTTTCGGATGTGTCATCAACATTTGTGAGGGCATCCATCCGGGTATAGTAATAGAGGTCTTCAGGTGCTGGATTAGGGAAAAAACGGTGATACCTTTTGGTAAAAGTATTTTCGCGATAGTAATAGCGATACACGACTTCTGAAGTCGTGGTTGTGGAGGTATCTGCATTCGCCGAAAAAGCAGTGAGTAGCATCATTGAAATAGTAAGTGCAAAAAGTGTGTTTTGAAGAAATTGTTTCATATTTTTTCTCAGCTTCGTTGTGTCTGCTGTCAGACAGGAGCGTCTGCTTTTTAATACGATGTCAATTTTTTCAAGAGTTCTTCGGCGGCTTTCCTATAATCATCGTTTTCTGCATTTCTGGCGACGCGCTGTAGTAGTTCTCTCGCCATTGATGTCTTGCCGCGATAGTAGTATACCAAGCCGATGTAGAAATGGTATATTTCCTCATTTCTTGAAAAAGGCTGCCAAAAAATATACTGCTCTAATAAGCGAATGAGGAATTCGTCGTTCTCAGCATAGAATCTTTTGTTATTCAAAACGTAAGTTGTGCCATCCCACTCGTAGAGGCTCATCCATTCCGGAGCCGCTGCGCCAGGGGCACCCTTGATATGTATGCTATCAGGAATTTTGATTTCATAGATACCATCCTTATCAAGATCAACGTATTCTATCGGGTTCTCGCTTCTTGGGGAACTATAACCGCCGCAGACTTCCACAAACTCGCCGTTCTGAAACGAAATCACAGCGACACCATAGGCACATTCAACCCAGATGTCTAAAATGCCATCGCCTGTCAAATCTACGACTTCAAAGGAGACACCGTAGTAAAACCAAGGTTGATCTTTCCGCACTTTCCAAAAGACGAAGGGAACACTCTGAAGTTCAATCGTTTTCCCTTGCACATCAAACGCATGTGTGCCAGCATCAAAAAGTTTGAAAAGCTCCTTTTTCTTTGAAACCCCATCTGCTTCGTCCTCCGCAATAACGAGAAACGCTTGAACCCATTCGCCCTGGGGGGCATCAACACCCGTATCAGCAGTCATTAGAACAATCGTCTCTTTTTCAGGCGTGTCATCAATATTTCCAATCGCTGTCTTCCGAGTGTTGTAATAGAGTCCTTCAGGTGCCGTAGCAGCCAAGAAGTCGTGATACTTCTGCCCCTTAGGATCAAACCGAACATTGTAACCGTAATACTCGATGTTAGTGGCTTCTGCAAGTCTCTGTTTGCTCACAGTGTAGTTTGTGAGGACTTCATTAAATACGCCGTTGGCAAAAGAGATCAGCGCAACCCCATAATCGGATTCCACCCAAATATCCAAAGTGCCATCACCCGTCAAATCTACAAGTCTAAAGGAAACACTGTCCGGTTTATGAGCAGCTTCATGTATTTCCGAGAAGATGACTGACCGGTTATGAAGTTCAATGGATTTCGCTGCTGGGACCTCCAACGGATGCCTGCCTGTATCAAAAAGTTTGAAGAACGCTTTTTTCTCCAGCTTCCTTGCCTTTGTGTTAGTAATGAGGAGAAACGCTTGGTGCCAGTTGCTGAAGCCTGCGCGAGGTTTTGAACCCACAACGATTAGCACAACGGTCTCTTTTCCAGACGTGGCATCGATATCTGCTGAAGCTATCATCCGGGTCTGGTAAAAGAGGGCTTCGGGTGCCGGATTCGGCAAAAAACGGTAATACTTTTTCTCGCTAAGATCATTAAACTCATAGTAATAGTGATATGTGACTTGAGAAGTCGTCGTTTTGGCGGTATCCGCATTCACCACAAAAGCAGTGAATATCAGTGAAAGAGTAAGTCCAAAAAGTGGGATTTGAAGAGGTTGCTTCATATTTTTTTCTCCGATTCGGTTTGTCAGATGCCAGGTGCTTCGGAAGATAGGAAAGGTAGAAGCATGGAAAGTGATTCGCCAGCCCTCATTCCTTCCATCCTTCTATTCAACCGAAAGCGGGTGGGAATGGCAGTAGATTTCCTCCAGCCTTCCGATATTCTTGAATAGGTGAGTTGTGGTTCATCCTACTATAATTAAACCACACTTTTGCGGAGAATACAAATAGAAGAGGTTAGCGGTCAGCGTTCGGTAGGACGAGGTCGCGATCGGGAAATCGGTGTTTACGGCATGACGGCGTGTGTCTACTACTTTATAAGCTACAAGCCTGCCAATCTCGCTTTCAGTTCTTCTTGTTGGACAGGTTGCGTCAAATCCATAAGATAGATCCGCATGTGGTCCGAACGGTCGGAACTAAACACAAGTCTCTTTCCGTCCCGTGAGAGGCTCGGTTCAAAATGGGCACCGACGTGGTTCGTCAGCTGCGTTTTATTTGTGCCATCGGCGTTCATCATCCAGAGCGTATAATGGTTATGCGCGTTTGACACATAGATAATTCGCTTGCCATCCGGACTGAAAATCGGATGATAATGGCTTGCGTTCGTGAATGTCAATTGTTTCGCCGTGCCGCCTGCTGCGCTAACGCTGAAAATCTGGTAGATGTCTCCCACCATTGCGGTGAAGGCGATCTGCTTTCCATTGGGTGCCCACGTTGGATGTCCGTCGTCCACATCGTTATGTGTCAGCTGCTTCTTGTTTGTGCCATCACTATGAATGACGTAGATTTCTAAGGTATCATTATTCTCGGTGCTTCCCGGACCACCACCTGTCTCTTGCGCAGGAGCCTTGGATTCAAAGGCGATCTTTTGCCCGTCAGGTGAAAAGACAGGCGCACGTTGTGCCCCCTCTATATCAATCAATGGACGCTGGTTTTTCCCATCAACGTCCATAAGATAGATCGTCGCACTCTTCGGATCAGAGCCGCTCGCTTGAACAGGTGGGAGCATCATACCACCGCGGGTGCGCTCTGTAACAAAGGCAATCGACTTCCCATCTGGAGAAAAAGCAGGCATATATTCATCAAGTTCCTCGGTATGCGTCAATTGGTGGAGTGAACGCGTCGTGAGATCCATGAGATACAATTCGGCGTTCTGGAGGCGATTGGAGGCGAAGGCAAGCCATTTTCCATCAGGCGAGATTGCGGGACTATAATCGTCCGTGTACTTGGCAGTAAACGTCATCATATTCCCTTTTTCGGTAAAGGTCTGCTCGTAATCGTCACTGCCTTCGGTGCGGAGACGTTGGACATGGTAGGCATCACCGGTGAGTCCAGCCAATTGAAGGAGCACTTCTTTTTTTCGAGAACCCCTTAGCAGATTTTGAAACTGAACAAGCGCAAGGGAACGGTCATTATTGTGCCAATAAACGCGCCCGAGTGCCAAAGTGATTTCTGCCCGTTTCGGTGCCAACTTCACAGCATTTCTGAAGGCATCGCTCGCTTGTGTCGCATCCTCTAACTTTTCATACACCAAACCGAGCTGATAGTAAGCCTCGGCATTGGAAGGGTTCTGCTTAATTGCCGCTTCAAACTGCTGAATGGCAGCAGTCGTGTCGCCTGTTTCAAGAAATGCTTTGCCGCGCTCAAGGGTAGGATCTCCACCACATGCGAGTAGCACTAAAAATATAGAAATGAATAGATAGAAAGAGTTTCTCATTTGACAGTATTGGCTTTCGGTTTTCGGCTTTCTTGCTGACAGCCGACGGCTGATTGCTGATGGCTATTCTTGCCTTATCTGGATTCGCTGATTTACCGGTATATTATGGCGTGTTTGCGTCTCTCCATTCTGCCAAGTAATCTGTAACGTCTCAATACGGGAGGCGTTCCCTACGCCGAATTCAGCGACGAGACTGTTAAAAGACATGTAGCTATCACCGGCATAAATTTCCCGTATCTGCGTCTGATCTGCCGTTTTCACTTGGATCTTTGCACCAATAGCATCTCGATTTCCGCCTGTTCCAATTAATTTAACATGCAGCCAATTGTTTTGCCCTGTTAATATACTGCGGTCGCCCTCATTGCGCAACAGAGTCGGTGGTGCATGGTTATTGACGATGAAAATATCAACATCGCCATCGTTGTCATAGTCGCCAAACGTCGCCCCGCGACCAACTCGGAGAGGGAGTGCGGCAATCCCCGTGCTCTCACTAACATCGGTAAACACTCCATCCCCATCGTTTCGGAACAACGCATCAGGTTGAGGGATAAGCACCTCCGGTTGTTTAAGCTCCTGAAAAGTGCTGCCGTTTGTTACAAAGATATCCAAATCACCATCGTTGTCGTAGTCAAAGAAAGCAGTCCCCCATCCGATCTGCTTGATACTCTCCTCAGCAAGCATCGCCGTATAGGATTCATCTACAAACCTGATACGTTCAGCGATTCCATCCTCTTTGAACAAATTTCTATAGAGTGCGTTTTCCTCGTCAACCCAGTGACTCATAAAGAGGTCAATATCGCCGTCAGCATCATAATCACCGGCAGTGAGTCCCATAGAACCTCGAAAATCCGCTGCCCACGATTCATCGCTTACATCGGCAAACGTTCCGTCACCATTGTTGCGATAGACATGGTTCGTGGAGGTATCATTTGCAACATAGAGGTCCAGGTCGTTATCATTATCAAAGTCGCTAAAAACGGCTTGCATACTTCTACCACCTGTCGCCGCTACTCCTATCTCAGCGGTTGTGTCGGTAAAAGTGCCATCTCCGTTATTCCGATAAAAAACGTTATCTTGAGGTTCAAAAACATGTGGATTCAGCGCACTCGGCACCGGTTTTCCAGATTGTACCGATTCCTCCTTCATCTGTTCCAGCTGTTCCAAATCGTAGGTGACATAGTTGCAAACGTAGAGATCGAGGTAGGTGTCCCCGTCCACATCCGCGAAGGCAGCACCGGTACTCCACAATTCACAATTGACACCGGCTATCTCCGTCACATCGGTAAAGGTGCTATCCCCGTTGTTTCGATAGAGCACGTTCGCGCCATAATTGGTTAAGTAAAGGTCAAGGTCGGCATCCGCGTCGTAATCGGCGAAAACACACCCCATGCCGTATCCTTGATGCCCAACACCTGCAGGACGCGTGATGTCCGTAAACGTGCCATCACCGTTGTTACGATATAACGCATTGGCGTTTCCTTTATTACCACCGCCATCTTGTGTGAAGGGACCGGGGGTATTGACAATATAGAGGTCAATGTCCCCGTCGTTGTCTATATCGGCGAAACCTGCGCCAGATCCCATGTCCTCTGGAAGTAGACTGGAACGGGTTCCGCTTGAATGCTGGAAATCGATACCGGCTTCGTTGGTGACATCCGTAAAGGTAACCGCGTTTAGCGTCATAGCTGTTAGCATAGAGATTGCAAACGCGAGAATGGCTATCGGCTTTCGGCTTTCGGCAAAGAGAAGTAGGTTTTCTTTTACACTATTTGCCGACTGCTGACTGCCGAAAGATTTTCTGAAAGAAAATCGCCCTGACTGCCATTCTTGATGACTATTTTTCATGTTTCTAAGAAATTCGTAAAAACTGCTCTACCGAGAAAGCGGTCATCGTCGAGAATATCCTGATAAAGCGGAATTGTAGTCTTTATGCCCTCAATTTTGAACTCAGACAATGCGCGTTTCAACCGTGCAATCGCCTCATCCCGATCCCGACCAGTTGCGATGAGTTTCGCCACGAGTGAGTCGTAGTGCGAAGGAACGGTATAGCCGGTGTAGATATATCCATCAAGCCGGATGCCAATGCCGCCCGGAGGATCGTAGGTTGTGACGAGTCCCGGTGAAGGCATGAAGTTGTTTGCTGGGTCCTCAGCATTAATCCTGCATTCAATAGCATGCCCTTGGATCTGAACATCAGATTGATTGTATCCGAGTTCATCGCCCATCGCGAGTCGGATCTGCTCTTTAATGAGATCAATACCGGTGATACTCTCAGTAATAGTGTGCTCAACTTGAATCCGAGTATTCATTTCAAGGAAATAGAAATTCTCATCCTTATCGACAACGAATTCAATGGTTCCAGCATTCGTGTAACCGATTGATTTTGCGGCTTTCGCGGCGGCTTTACAGATATCAGAACGAAGTTTAGGTGAAATTGAGGCAGCGGGTGCTTCTTCCAAAAGTTTCTGCTGTTTACGCTGGATAGAGCATTCACGTTCACCTAAATGGACAACGTTGCCGTGGGTATCTCCCAGAATTTGGACTTCAATATGTCGCGCTTCTTCAATCCATTTCTCAATGTAGACATCACCGTTACCAAACGCTGCTTCACCCTCCGCTTTTGCAGTGTGAAAAAGATTAAAAAGGCTCGGACGGTTCTCCGCGATTCGGATACCACGACCACCACCGCCTGCCACGGCTTTGATTCCAACAGGATAACCGATTTTCTCAGCGAGCTCTGCAGCATCCTCGGCGGTTTCAACTGTCGCTTTTTTGCTGTTTCTGCGCCTACCACTCTGGCTACCGGGCACAAGCTTCAAGCCGGCTTTTGCCACAGTCTCGCGTGCCTTCACCTTATCGCCCATCGTCTGGATGTCTGTAACAGAGGGTCCGATGAACTTTATTTCGTGCGCCTCACACATCTCCGCAAACTGTGCATCCTCAGCGAGGAAGCCTGCTCCGGGATGGATCGCGTTGACATTTGCATAATCCGCGACAGTGATAATACTTGAGTATTTAAGATAACTTGCTGCTGAGGGGGGCGGACCGATGCAGTATTTCTCGTCAGCATATTTAACGTGCAGGGCATCTTCGTCAGCGGTTGAGTAAATCGCTACCGTCTTAATCCCCATGTCTTTACATGCACGGATGATGCGGACGGCGATTTCACCACGATTTGCTATCAGTATCTTTTTCATCATGTTCTTTATTGGCTATCGGCGGGAATGGCTTTCAGCAGTCGGCTATCGGCTATCAGCACTTATTTTGTCGTATCAAATTTTGTTGTGGCAGCCACAAGAGAATTAACGACCACAAGAGATATGCTGACGGCTGAAGGCTGATTGCTAATGGCTATTCTGCTGACAGCTATTCCTATGCTTGCTTCACTCGGAACAGAGGCTGTCCATATTCAACCGCCTCGCCATCTTCAGCGAGAATTTCCAATATCTCGCAGTTAAATGGTGCTTCCACTGGATTGTAAGTCTTCATGACTTCGAGAACAGCCACAGGTTCACCCGTGGCGACCACATCTCCGACATCCACGAAGGGCGGTTCATCAGGTGCAGGAGAACGATAAAAGCGTGAGGGCATTGGGGCACTGATGAATCCATTATCCGCCTGCGCGCCTGCCTCCACATTTTCATTTTTTGCAGGCAGCTGCGGTGTCCCCACCGCGATACCTGTCTCTACCGGTTGCAGCGGCTGCTGCTCATATCCACCTGGACTACTCCGGTGTCGAGAAACTTGCACCTCGAATTCGTTGTCCCGGATACGGACCTCTGTGAGACCAGTGCGGTCAAGGATTTCTGCCAACTGTTCAACAATTTCCAGAACCTCACTGTAGTCCTGTTCCGCAGATTGAGGCTTATCCTTGGATTTGTTTTGACGCATTTCTACTTTCGTGGCTATCAGCAATTGGCAAAGAGGGTTTCGGTATATCTATCCATCTTGCCGACGGCTGATGGCTAACAGCCGATAGCCACTATATCCTTTCTACATATTTTCCGGTGCGTGTGTCAACTTTGATACGCGTTTGATTCTGAACAAACAAAGGAACGTTAACAACACCACCTGTCTCAAGTGTAGCACGTTTTGAACCGCCGCTGACAGTATCGCCCCGTAATCCGGGATCGGTCTCAACGATTTGAAGTTCAACGAAGTTCGGAAGTTCAACCGCAAGTGGTACTGCCCCTTCCATTTTGACGGTGACAGTTTCACCCTCCTTTAGGAATTTCAGGTCCTCTCCAATAAGATTTACAGGAAGTGTATATTGTTCAAATGTTTCATTGTCCATAAACCACAGTACATCACTCTCTCGGTACATATACTGCATCTGGTGATCCATGAGCCTGACGGTTTCGACGTTTTCATTGGCACGAAACGTCCTGTCCAAAACGGCACCGTCGGAAACACGTTTGATTTTTGTTCGTGCGAAGGCACCGCCTTTCCCCGGCTTGACATGCTCACAACTGACTATGGTGTAAATAGTATCATTGAGTCGGATAACCAACCCGTTTCGTAAATCGTTAAGTGCTGCCATTTTCTCCTCTATTTTTTAATGGTTGTTGGTTATCGGTTAAGAGGGTTCTTGTGGAATACCACCACACCTCTTGTAACTGAAGACCGAAGACCGACAACTATTCCAGCGAATAGCGATGAAGCAAGACAATCGCTTGTTCCAACGCTTTTGCTCTGTGACTAATCTGGTTTTTTATTTTTTCTCCCAATTCTGCGAAGGTCTGATCGTAACCATCAGGCACAAACACAGGATCATAACCGAAACCACTCTCTCCTACAGGCGCGTGCCTGATGTGTCCTTCACAAACACCGAGAACCGTCTCAGGAGCGGAATCGGGGTGTACGACTGCGATCACAGCGACGAAACGTGCACGTCTATCTGTGACACCTTCAAGTGCCTGAAGGAGTTTCTCGATTCGGATAGCATCGGTTGCGTCTTCACCAGCCCAGCGTTTAGAATTGACCCCCGGTGCACCGTTGAGAGCATCTACCTCCAATCCAGCATCATCAGCAAGGGTGAGCTGGGACGTATGTTCAGCGATAACGGATGCTTTTTTGGCTGCGTTCTCTGTATACGTTTTGCCATCCTCAACCACCTCTGGCGCATCTGGATAACTGTCCAAGGAGATAACCTCAATCTGCTGCTTGGTATCTTCCTCGACGCGGAGCATCTCTGTGAGTTCCCTCACCTTCCCTTGGTTACGCGTCGCCAATACGAGCTTCATCTAAGTTCTCCAACATCATCCGATTCTGAAGGCGGATGAGCTGCTGTATACCGCCCACAGCGAGATCGAGCATCTGATCGTAGTCTTCACGCGAAAAAGGCTTCTCCTCTGCCGTGCCCTGTATCTCTATAAACTTCCCGCTTCCCGTCATAACAATGTTCATATCAACATCTGCTGTTGAGTCTTCGGAATAGCAGAGATCCAACATCGGTTCACCCTTGATAAGCCCGACACTCGTTGCGGCAATGTTGTCAACAATAGGGAAATTTTTGATTCTCTTGCTTTTGACG
This region includes:
- a CDS encoding CRTAC1 family protein; amino-acid sequence: MKNSHQEWQSGRFSFRKSFGSQQSANSVKENLLLFAESRKPIAILAFAISMLTAMTLNAVTFTDVTNEAGIDFQHSSGTRSSLLPEDMGSGAGFADIDNDGDIDLYIVNTPGPFTQDGGGNKGNANALYRNNGDGTFTDITRPAGVGHQGYGMGCVFADYDADADLDLYLTNYGANVLYRNNGDSTFTDVTEIAGVNCELWSTGAAFADVDGDTYLDLYVCNYVTYDLEQLEQMKEESVQSGKPVPSALNPHVFEPQDNVFYRNNGDGTFTDTTAEIGVAATGGRSMQAVFSDFDNDNDLDLYVANDTSTNHVYRNNGDGTFADVSDESWAADFRGSMGLTAGDYDADGDIDLFMSHWVDEENALYRNLFKEDGIAERIRFVDESYTAMLAEESIKQIGWGTAFFDYDNDGDLDIFVTNGSTFQELKQPEVLIPQPDALFRNDGDGVFTDVSESTGIAALPLRVGRGATFGDYDNDGDVDIFIVNNHAPPTLLRNEGDRSILTGQNNWLHVKLIGTGGNRDAIGAKIQVKTADQTQIREIYAGDSYMSFNSLVAEFGVGNASRIETLQITWQNGETQTRHNIPVNQRIQIRQE
- a CDS encoding acetyl-CoA carboxylase, biotin carboxyl carrier protein produces the protein MRQNKSKDKPQSAEQDYSEVLEIVEQLAEILDRTGLTEVRIRDNEFEVQVSRHRSSPGGYEQQPLQPVETGIAVGTPQLPAKNENVEAGAQADNGFISAPMPSRFYRSPAPDEPPFVDVGDVVATGEPVAVLEVMKTYNPVEAPFNCEILEILAEDGEAVEYGQPLFRVKQA
- the accC gene encoding acetyl-CoA carboxylase biotin carboxylase subunit; the encoded protein is MMKKILIANRGEIAVRIIRACKDMGIKTVAIYSTADEDALHVKYADEKYCIGPPPSAASYLKYSSIITVADYANVNAIHPGAGFLAEDAQFAEMCEAHEIKFIGPSVTDIQTMGDKVKARETVAKAGLKLVPGSQSGRRRNSKKATVETAEDAAELAEKIGYPVGIKAVAGGGGRGIRIAENRPSLFNLFHTAKAEGEAAFGNGDVYIEKWIEEARHIEVQILGDTHGNVVHLGERECSIQRKQQKLLEEAPAASISPKLRSDICKAAAKAAKSIGYTNAGTIEFVVDKDENFYFLEMNTRIQVEHTITESITGIDLIKEQIRLAMGDELGYNQSDVQIQGHAIECRINAEDPANNFMPSPGLVTTYDPPGGIGIRLDGYIYTGYTVPSHYDSLVAKLIATGRDRDEAIARLKRALSEFKIEGIKTTIPLYQDILDDDRFLGRAVFTNFLET
- the rdgB gene encoding RdgB/HAM1 family non-canonical purine NTP pyrophosphatase, which encodes MKLVLATRNQGKVRELTEMLRVEEDTKQQIEVISLDSYPDAPEVVEDGKTYTENAAKKASVIAEHTSQLTLADDAGLEVDALNGAPGVNSKRWAGEDATDAIRIEKLLQALEGVTDRRARFVAVIAVVHPDSAPETVLGVCEGHIRHAPVGESGFGYDPVFVPDGYDQTFAELGEKIKNQISHRAKALEQAIVLLHRYSLE
- the efp gene encoding elongation factor P, which codes for MAALNDLRNGLVIRLNDTIYTIVSCEHVKPGKGGAFARTKIKRVSDGAVLDRTFRANENVETVRLMDHQMQYMYRESDVLWFMDNETFEQYTLPVNLIGEDLKFLKEGETVTVKMEGAVPLAVELPNFVELQIVETDPGLRGDTVSGGSKRATLETGGVVNVPLFVQNQTRIKVDTRTGKYVERI
- a CDS encoding tetratricopeptide repeat protein, giving the protein MRNSFYLFISIFLVLLACGGDPTLERGKAFLETGDTTAAIQQFEAAIKQNPSNAEAYYQLGLVYEKLEDATQASDAFRNAVKLAPKRAEITLALGRVYWHNNDRSLALVQFQNLLRGSRKKEVLLQLAGLTGDAYHVQRLRTEGSDDYEQTFTEKGNMMTFTAKYTDDYSPAISPDGKWLAFASNRLQNAELYLMDLTTRSLHQLTHTEELDEYMPAFSPDGKSIAFVTERTRGGMMLPPVQASGSDPKSATIYLMDVDGKNQRPLIDIEGAQRAPVFSPDGQKIAFESKAPAQETGGGPGSTENNDTLEIYVIHSDGTNKKQLTHNDVDDGHPTWAPNGKQIAFTAMVGDIYQIFSVSAAGGTAKQLTFTNASHYHPIFSPDGKRIIYVSNAHNHYTLWMMNADGTNKTQLTNHVGAHFEPSLSRDGKRLVFSSDRSDHMRIYLMDLTQPVQQEELKARLAGL